One Etheostoma cragini isolate CJK2018 chromosome 19, CSU_Ecrag_1.0, whole genome shotgun sequence DNA segment encodes these proteins:
- the fam113 gene encoding PC-esterase domain-containing protein 1A isoform X2, which yields MEMMKCVSHQHASKLLHNKFIVVMGDSIHRAVYKDLVMLLQKDKYLTSKQLKSKGEMSFEQDCLVEGGCLNPMHNGTGYREVRQFQSAHHLVRFYFVTRVYSGYMQSILEDFRQGLKPDVVILNSCVWDISRYSSSWLDDYKENLHKLFDELKATLPEETLVVWNLTMPLGRRIKGGFLVPEIEHKVPQLRYDVIEANFYSRTLADAYGMDVLDLHFHFRSSLHHRTFDGVHWNAIAHREITCLLLQHSAQAWGVTMPCRLTAVDHAEVTAQQAANANATKPAEQSNHPSKGNYNSYDGYREEFYSDNPSFGYLNFENYLQPHTSYRETRQVRNGFDYKPPHYFEPYNEHHHQDVMKSRHARRHYAPYTHHRRRQYSHNASFY from the exons ATG GAGATGATGAAGTGTGTGAGCCACCAGCATGCCAGCAAGCTGCTCCATAACAAGTTCATTGTGGTAATGGGAGACTCCA TTCATAGGGCTGTGTACAAGGACCTTGTTATGCTGTTGCAGAAGGACAAGTATCTCACTTCAAAACAACTCAAGAGCAAG GGTGAGATGAGCTTTGAACAGGACTGTTTGGTGGAAGGAGGTTGCCTAAATCCAATGCACAACGGAACAGGCTACCGTGAGGTTCGGCAGTTCCAGTCCGCCCACCATCTGGTACGCTTCTACTTTGTGACGCGCGTCTACTCTGGCTACATGCAGAGTATCCTAGAAGACTTCCGCCAAGGCTTGAAACCAGATGTGGTCATTCTCAACTCCTGCGTTTGGGATATTTCAAG ATACAGCTCCAGTTGGCTTGATGACTACAAGGAGAACCTACATAAGTTATTTGATGAGCTGAAAGCGACCTTGCCAGAGGAAACCCTGGTCGTATGGAACCTCACCATGCCCTTAGGACGGAGGATTAAAGGTGGTTTCCTGGTCCCCGAG ATTGAGCACAAGGTTCCCCAGCTCCGTTATGATGTGATTGAAGCCAACTTCTACAGCAGGACTCTGGCTGACGCCTATGGGATGGATGTGTTGGACCTTCACTTTCATTTCCGCTCCTCCCTGCACCATCGTACATTTGACGGCGTCCACTGGAATGCCATCGCACACCGCGAGATAACCTGTCTGCTGTTACAGCACTCTGCACAGGCATGGGGGGTTACTATGCCCTGTCGACTGACTGCTGTTG ATCATGCTGAGGTCACTGCTCAGCAGGCAGCCAATGCAAATGCTACCAAACCTGCAG AACAATCAAATCACCCATCAAAGGGAAACTACAACAGCTACGACGGCTACAGGGAGGAGTTCTACAGTGATAACCCCTCTTTTGGTTACTTAAACTTTGAGAATTACCTGCAGCCACACACATCATACCGTGAGACCAGACAGGTTAGAAATG GTTTCGACTACAAGCCACCCCACTACTTTGAGCCCTACAACGAGCACCATCATCAGGACGTGATGAAGAGCCGCCATGCCAGGCGCCACTATGCTCCATACACCCATCACAGACGTAGACAGTACAGCCACAATGCTAGCTTCTACTGA
- the fam113 gene encoding PC-esterase domain-containing protein 1A isoform X1: MEMMKCVSHQHASKLLHNKFIVVMGDSIHRAVYKDLVMLLQKDKYLTSKQLKSKGEMSFEQDCLVEGGCLNPMHNGTGYREVRQFQSAHHLVRFYFVTRVYSGYMQSILEDFRQGLKPDVVILNSCVWDISRYSSSWLDDYKENLHKLFDELKATLPEETLVVWNLTMPLGRRIKGGFLVPEIEHKVPQLRYDVIEANFYSRTLADAYGMDVLDLHFHFRSSLHHRTFDGVHWNAIAHREITCLLLQHSAQAWGVTMPCRLTAVDHAEVTAQQAANANATKPAGLHQVTYYSNCRSSPHTDYFSNKQQSNHPSKGNYNSYDGYREEFYSDNPSFGYLNFENYLQPHTSYRETRQVRNGFDYKPPHYFEPYNEHHHQDVMKSRHARRHYAPYTHHRRRQYSHNASFY; the protein is encoded by the exons ATG GAGATGATGAAGTGTGTGAGCCACCAGCATGCCAGCAAGCTGCTCCATAACAAGTTCATTGTGGTAATGGGAGACTCCA TTCATAGGGCTGTGTACAAGGACCTTGTTATGCTGTTGCAGAAGGACAAGTATCTCACTTCAAAACAACTCAAGAGCAAG GGTGAGATGAGCTTTGAACAGGACTGTTTGGTGGAAGGAGGTTGCCTAAATCCAATGCACAACGGAACAGGCTACCGTGAGGTTCGGCAGTTCCAGTCCGCCCACCATCTGGTACGCTTCTACTTTGTGACGCGCGTCTACTCTGGCTACATGCAGAGTATCCTAGAAGACTTCCGCCAAGGCTTGAAACCAGATGTGGTCATTCTCAACTCCTGCGTTTGGGATATTTCAAG ATACAGCTCCAGTTGGCTTGATGACTACAAGGAGAACCTACATAAGTTATTTGATGAGCTGAAAGCGACCTTGCCAGAGGAAACCCTGGTCGTATGGAACCTCACCATGCCCTTAGGACGGAGGATTAAAGGTGGTTTCCTGGTCCCCGAG ATTGAGCACAAGGTTCCCCAGCTCCGTTATGATGTGATTGAAGCCAACTTCTACAGCAGGACTCTGGCTGACGCCTATGGGATGGATGTGTTGGACCTTCACTTTCATTTCCGCTCCTCCCTGCACCATCGTACATTTGACGGCGTCCACTGGAATGCCATCGCACACCGCGAGATAACCTGTCTGCTGTTACAGCACTCTGCACAGGCATGGGGGGTTACTATGCCCTGTCGACTGACTGCTGTTG ATCATGCTGAGGTCACTGCTCAGCAGGCAGCCAATGCAAATGCTACCAAACCTGCAG GACTGCATCAAGTGACTTATTACTCAAACTGCCGCAGCTCTCCTCACACCGACTATTTTTCCAACAAGC AACAATCAAATCACCCATCAAAGGGAAACTACAACAGCTACGACGGCTACAGGGAGGAGTTCTACAGTGATAACCCCTCTTTTGGTTACTTAAACTTTGAGAATTACCTGCAGCCACACACATCATACCGTGAGACCAGACAGGTTAGAAATG GTTTCGACTACAAGCCACCCCACTACTTTGAGCCCTACAACGAGCACCATCATCAGGACGTGATGAAGAGCCGCCATGCCAGGCGCCACTATGCTCCATACACCCATCACAGACGTAGACAGTACAGCCACAATGCTAGCTTCTACTGA